In one window of Zingiber officinale cultivar Zhangliang chromosome 11A, Zo_v1.1, whole genome shotgun sequence DNA:
- the LOC122031001 gene encoding UDP-glucose 6-dehydrogenase 4-like gives MVKICCIGAGYVGGPTMAVIALKCPSVEVVVVDISAVRIAAWNSEQLPIYEPGLDEIVKQCRGKNLFFSTDVEKYVREADIIFVSVNTPTKTRGLGAGKAADLTYWESAARMIADVSQSDKIVVEKSTVPVKTAEAIEKILTHNSKGINYQILSNPEFLAEGTAIQDLFSPDRVLIGGRETPEGQKAIQALKNVYAHWVPEERILTTNLWSAELSKLAANAFLAQRISSVNAISALCEATGANVAEVAYAVGKDSRIGPKFLNASVGFGGSCFQKDILNLVYICECNGLPEVANYWKQVIKINDYQKSRFVNRVVSSMFNTVSGKKIAVLGFAFKKDTGDTRETPAIDVCKGLIGDKAKISIYDPQVTEDQIQRDLAMNKFDWDHPIHLQPMSPTAVKEVSVTWDAYEATKGAHGICILTEWDEFKKLDYAKIYNNMQKPAFIFDGRNVVDPEKLREIGFIVYSIGKPLDPWLKDMPAVA, from the coding sequence ATGGTGAAGATTTGCTGCATCGGTGCCGGCTATGTCGGTGGCCCAACAATGGCGGTCATTGCTCTGAAATGCCCTTCCGTTGAGGTGGTAGTTGTAGACATTTCCGCTGTTCGCATTGCTGCATGGAATTCTGAGCAACTTCCGATCTATGAGCCTGGACTTGATGAAATTGTGAAGCAATGCAGAGGAAAAAACCTATTCTTTAGCACTGACGTGGAGAAGTATGTTCGTGAGGCCGATATCATTTTTGTCTCAGTGAACACACCCACCAAAACCCGTGGCCTTGGTGCTGGCAAGGCAGCTGACCTCACCTACTGGGAGAGTGCTGCTCGGATGATAGCCGACGTCTCACAATCTGATAAGATTGTGGTTGAGAAGTCCACCGTCCCTGTCAAGACTGCTGAGGCTATTGAGAAGATTTTAACCCATAACAGCAAAGGCATCAACTACCAGATTCTCTCCAACCCAGAGTTCCTCGCAGAGGGTACAGCAATTCAGGACCTATTCAGCCCCGATCGTGTCCTCATCGGTGGTCGGGAAACTCCAGAGGGTCAAAAGGCTATCCAGGCGCTAAAAAATGTGTATGCCCATTGGGTTCCTGAGGAAAGAATTCTCACTACCAATCTATGGTCAGCTGAGCTATCCAAGCTTGCTGCTAATGCTTTCCTAGCTCAGAGGATCTCATCCGTGAATGCCATTTCAGCCCTCTGTGAAGCCACAGGGGCAAATGTAGCTGAAGTGGCTTATGCCGTTGGCAAGGACAGTAGAATTGGCCCTAAGTTCTTGAATGCAAGTGTCGGTTTTGGTGGCTCATGCTTCCAGAAGGACATTCTCAACTTGGTTTATATCTGTGAATGCAATGGCCTCCCTGAGGTGGCCAACTACTGGAAGCAAGTCATCAAGATCAATGACTACCAAAAGAGCAGGTTCGTGAACCGTGTTGTCTCTTCCATGTTCAATACTGTGTCTGGAAAGAAGATTGCTGTTCTTGGCTTTGCCTTCAAGAAGGATACTGGCGACACAAGGGAGACTCCTGCAATTGATGTGTGCAAGGGCCTCATAGGTGACAAAGCCAAGATCAGCATCTATGATCCGCAGGTGACTGAGGACCAGATCCAGCGTGATCTTGCCATGAACAAATTTGATTGGGATCATCCTATCCACCTGCAACCAATGAGCCCAACCGCTGTGAAGGAGGTGTCAGTGACCTGGGATGCTTATGAGGCCACTAAGGGGGCACATGGAATTTGCATTCTGACTGAGTGGGATGAATTTAAAAAACTGGACTACGCAAAAATCTATAATAACATGCAGAAGCCTGCTTTCATCTTTGATGGTCGCAATGTGGTAGACCCCGAGAAGCTTAGGGAGATTGGCTTCATCGTTTATTCGATTGGAAAGCCATTGGACCCATGGCTCAAGGATATGCCTGCCGTGGCCTGA